The nucleotide window TGCGCACGAGGCCGTCTCCTGCGACCAGATGCGTAATCGCAGTGGAAATGATTTCCACCCCCGGCATCAGTGAATCGAACGGCGTCGGAAAGAAGTCGCCGGCGCCGGTTGCGGTCGCGCCGAGCACGACGATGCGGCCCCGAATCGCTTCCATGTCGATCTGGCCGTCAACCAGATTGGCGGCGCTGATCGTGCGAATGGTCTGGCGTGGGCCGTAATAGGAAATCGGCAGCGCATAATCGGAAGCGGTCGCGATCGGCCAATCGCCGAACCTGAGGCGGTCGGGCTCGATCGTCAGCGGTTGGTCGATCGCGATCGATGCGACACGGAGCGGAAACGACAACTCGATCTTGTCGCGCGTCCGGAACAGCATCGGGACCGAGAGCGGCGTGCCGGTCTGGCCCGTCGCAACATTGGCGATCCCGACTTCCGCCCGGTCGGCGAATGCTGGAAGCGGCAACAGGAAGCGGTCAGCCTTCGGCAGGCGGGCCAGTGGCCCATCGCTGTCAGCGGAAGGCTGAACGGTGTTCGAAAATACCGCAGCCGCTGCAAGCACCGTCGGACCCGCCGCGAGCGATTGCGCGAGCGCCGCATCGCCGTCGGCAGGCCCCTTGTCGATCAGCAGCAGATCGATTGCGATGACTTTCGGCTCCAGCCGCGTGATCGCCTCGATGATCTTGGCTATCTCCGCGCGCGGCAGGGGATAGGTGCCGCCGAGTTTGACGATGGCGTCGTCGATCGCAACGATCGTGACGAGGTCCGGCGGCGCCTTCACGCCGCGCGCCAGCATGCGCACGTCGGTCAACGCCGACTCGAGCCGGTCGAGAAACCGCAAGTGGCCGCTCGAATGGCCGAGCCATATCGCGCCTGCCCACAATCCCGTGCAAAGCAACGCAACCAGAATATGAAAGCGTCGACGGCTCATCGGCTCGGCTTCTATTGTCCCAATCTTGCCATCAGGGCCGCAACGCGCGCGGGCGGCCAGCGCTTGATGATCAACTCGCCCGACGGCTCGACATCGACGCCTTCACCTGCGCCGAGTACGACGCTGCCGCGGCCGGCGGCCCGCGCCACGCGCACGCGGCCGTCGACGACGAAGACCGAAGTTTTTGCACCTTCGGCGTCCACCGTCCATTTGGTACCGCGCACCGCGGCAATCGCCTGCGGCGTCATGACCTCGAACCTGACGCGGCCCGGCTTCTTCGGCACTTCGAGCAGCAGGGCCTTGTTGCTGAGTTCGACGGAATCGACCTGGCCATCGCGGTTGCGATCCCTGAGTTCGAACTTCGCGCCGCTTTCGGCCACGATCGTGATCGCGGTCGGGCAACGCAGCGTTTGCGTTCCCTGGGCCGTCGATGCGGACGTGCAGGCTGATTTTGCCGGCTGGGCCGCCGCAGGTCCAGCGAACAGCAGTATGCCTGCGAAGGCGATCGATCCGGCGCGTGCCAGCATTGTCATGGCGGCTTCCTTGGGATCCGGCGAAACAAAGGAATAGGGTGATACGGCACCGTATCAAGCGCCGCGATCCAGTGCAAAGCCAATGGTAGACGATAGTATGTCTGCCTTCGGCGGGTAAGGTTCGGCGAAGTCTTCCGATCCGGCAGTTCAGCAAAAAGATCCGGTAAATCAGCACCGAAACGGCTCGAAAGTGGACCGAAACGACGGTCGGAACATCGAAATTTCCGGTGCGCAGGTGTCGGACCGACAAGGCGCGGAGCGTCTTGTAACCACTCGACCACAACCGAGGTGTTGCCATGTCCAGTTCCGCACTGAAACCCGCCGCCGAGCTCGCAAGCACGAGCCGTGTGCGCTTTCCCAACGAGAGCATCGAATATCGCCGCGCCCGCGAACAATTGCTGGCCGAGGAGATAGAGCTGCGCCGTCATATCCAACGGGTCGCCGAATTGCGCCGGTCGTTGCCGCCGGGCGGGGCGGTGACGAAGAACTATGAATTCGAGGGCGAGGGCGGCAAGGTCAATTTGTCGGATCTGTTCGGCGACAAGCAGACGCTCGTGATCTACAGCTACATGTTTGGCCCGCAGCGCGAGCAGCCCTGCCCGATGTGCACGTCGTTCATGAGCACGTGGGAAGGCAAGCTGCCCGATGTCGAGCAGCGCATCGCCTTCGTGTTCGTGGCCCGCTCGCCGATCGCGCGGCTGATCGAGGCGAAGAGGGCGCGCGGGTGGACGCGGCATCGGATCTATTCGGATGCGTCGGGCGACTACACGCGCGACTTTGTCAGCGCCGCGGATGCGGACGCGCCCGGCTACAACGTGTTCACGCGCCGCGATGGCAGCATCCGCCATTTCTGGTCCGGTGAAATGGGACCCTCGACCGCCGATCCCGGACAGGACCCGCGCGGCGCACCTGATATCGATCCGTTGTGGACGATTCTCGACACAACGCCGGAAGGGCGCGGCAAGGATTGGTATCCGCGGTTGAGCTATTAACTGGGCTGCCCGGAAGTGATCGCCAAGCACGCCGGCTCGATCAAAGTCCAGCACACGCTGCGTCCGTTCGCCGTGGCGATGGCAGGCGAGAATGCGTTCGACCCGTTCACGGATTGAGGCCGAACTTGGCCCGTTATGGGACACTCGGTGTTACATCACGCCGGGTGTCCCTGATTGGGACCAATCCCCGCATCATTGCGGAGACAATTTCGCCAATAATTCCATGGATTTGGGCTCGCCTTACATCTGCCCGCGTTTAATCCGGATTTAACTAAAATTCGCCTTAATGACGCTCTGTGCCTCTGCGAGATGCTGCAGGGAACGTCTCCGGACGCAGCATCAACAGGGGACTTGGTGGAATTGTTGTTCTGGGCGTTGTGTGAATGAGTAAGCGTACGCGTGCGTTCGGTCCTGCGGCCCACAACCGCAGGAGATCTTCCCGTAAAGGCACTCCCCAACAATTCCTCGGCGGTGTCGCGGTCGCAGGCCTCGTGCTGGGCTGCGCCTGGACGGTTTACAGCAATGTGATCGGCGCCAGCATCTATCCATCCGTGAACCGCTCCGCCTTCGAGGCACCCGTCGTCAACAACTCGAGCGCCGTCGCTGCGCGGACCGTGCGGCCCGCTTTCAACGAAATCTTCGCGTCCCTGGAGCAACGCCCGCTGGTGATGCCCGCCCCGGAGAATGTCGCGACATCGCTGATGTTCAACGAAAGGTTCGCAGCCGCCGCCGCGCAAGGCGAGCCGTCGAGAGCGGCCGCAACAACGCAATTGGCTGAGGCCTCGGCTCCAGCGCCCAAAGCCGCTGAAGCTCCCAAGCTCGCGGAAACGCCGAAGCCGAAGACTTCGGTCCCCACGACCCAGCTTGCTCTCAATGTACCGGCGCCAGCGCCGAAGGAGCCTGCGAAAGCATCCGGTAGTCCCATTCGCGACATGGCGCAGCGCGCCACGGCGGCGGTCATGTCGATCGGCACAACCGGGAAGCCGAACATGGTCGAAAAGCTGTGGGGCAAGCAGCCGTCGAACTCGCTGCTGGCCTATGCCTCCGCCGACGCCAGCGTCACCGGTAGCATCATCGATACGCGGAGCCAGAACCCCATGCTCGGCGGCTCACCGCCCTATGACCGTCAGACTGCGGTCTACGATATTGCCGCCAAAACCGTGTATCTGCCGGACGGCACGAGGCTCGAGGCACATTCTGGTTTGGGCTCCAAGATGGATGACGTTCGCTACGCGCATGTGAGGATGCAGGGCGTAACGCCGCCGCACATCTACGAACTGAAGCCGCGCGAGGCGCTGTTTCACGGCGTACCGGCGCTACGGCTCACGCCGATCGGAGGCCAGGACAAGATCTTCAACCGCGACGGTCTGCTAGCCCACACTTACATGCTGGGGCCGAGCGGACAGTCCAACGGCTGCGTGTCGTTCAAGGACTACTACGCGTTCCTCGATGCCTATCGCAACAAGGGCATCCGCCGTCTCGCAGTGCTGGCGAAGATCCAGTAGGGCGGCGGCGACACTTCGCGAGGGTACCCAGCGAGCGCGGAGGTGCGGCTTGCCGCAGTGGCTTCGCCCATCCTGTTTCAGTGTGATCGCGCCGCTACAGCCGATCTAATCCGACGAAAAATTCCTGCGCTGGGGCTTGCAATCTCAGGGTGCTTGCCTTATGTCCGCGCTCCTTCGCTTTGGCCATGGGTTCGGGCTCGTTGTGATCCCGACTGGCGCGGGCCGGTCTCCGGTTTCGTGTTCCGCCGAACGAAGACGCGATTGTAGCTCATGGAGAGCGTCGGGGGATACCCCGAAGGCATCGGTTCGATTCCGATCTGTTGCACAACAAAGGATAGCTCAGTGGTAGAGCAGATGACGTTTAATCATCGTGACGCGGGTTCGAATCCCGCTCCGCTCCGGTTCAGCCTGAAAAGCTGATTCCTCTGACGGGGACCGGACGCGCGCTTCAGTCGCAGTCCGGCCGCATCGCCGCTAAGGCTTTTCGTCCGAACTAAGACACTGTGAGACCGGCTTTGCGCCGCGGTGGATACCGCTTGCGCGAGATGCCGGGTGGCAACGTTCGAGCGCTCGACGCAAGTCGAGCGATCGCGCGCGTGCGCCCGCTATCTGCGCAAGCTCAAACCCGGCCCGCCGAGCTTTCAGGAAGCGTCGTCCGCGTCCTCACATCCTTTGCAAAACGAAACCCGCTTTCCGACCCCGCGGGCCGGAGGGCAAACCATGGAGGCGTGCCATGACCTGGCACTTGCTGATGAAGACGTTGACGGTGAAGGATGGCGAGCGCGCGTTGCTGACGCGCAACGGCAGGCTCGAGCGCGTGCTCGAACCCGGCCGCCACCTCCTGTTCGATCTGCGGCGTCAGTGGACGGCGGAGGTCTTCAACATCGTTCGCACCGAATTCCCTGTGGAGCGTTACGCGGTGCTGAAGGCCGCGCGGCCCGATCTGGCCGCGGAGCTGTTCGAGGCGGTGGAGACGAAGGCGAATGAGATCGCCATCGTCAGTCTCGATGGCCGCCCCGTGCACCTGATGACGCCCTGGCAGGCGCGCGTCTACTGGAAGGTCGCAACGTCGATCGATGTCGAGCGCATCGATGTGGCCAGCGATCCCCGCGTGACCGAGCGCCATCTCGCGATGATCGAGCGCAACCGTCCTACCGTCGTGACGGAAGCGGTGGTCGAGAACCATGAGGCCGGCCTGCTCTATGTCGAGGGCCGGCTGGTGGAGCGGCTGGCGCCCGGGCGGCACGCCTTCTGGATCGCCGGCCGCAAGATCGAGGTC belongs to Bradyrhizobium icense and includes:
- a CDS encoding FecR domain-containing protein, whose protein sequence is MTMLARAGSIAFAGILLFAGPAAAQPAKSACTSASTAQGTQTLRCPTAITIVAESGAKFELRDRNRDGQVDSVELSNKALLLEVPKKPGRVRFEVMTPQAIAAVRGTKWTVDAEGAKTSVFVVDGRVRVARAAGRGSVVLGAGEGVDVEPSGELIIKRWPPARVAALMARLGQ
- a CDS encoding DUF899 family protein gives rise to the protein MSSSALKPAAELASTSRVRFPNESIEYRRAREQLLAEEIELRRHIQRVAELRRSLPPGGAVTKNYEFEGEGGKVNLSDLFGDKQTLVIYSYMFGPQREQPCPMCTSFMSTWEGKLPDVEQRIAFVFVARSPIARLIEAKRARGWTRHRIYSDASGDYTRDFVSAADADAPGYNVFTRRDGSIRHFWSGEMGPSTADPGQDPRGAPDIDPLWTILDTTPEGRGKDWYPRLSY
- a CDS encoding DUF2778 domain-containing protein, translated to MSKRTRAFGPAAHNRRRSSRKGTPQQFLGGVAVAGLVLGCAWTVYSNVIGASIYPSVNRSAFEAPVVNNSSAVAARTVRPAFNEIFASLEQRPLVMPAPENVATSLMFNERFAAAAAQGEPSRAAATTQLAEASAPAPKAAEAPKLAETPKPKTSVPTTQLALNVPAPAPKEPAKASGSPIRDMAQRATAAVMSIGTTGKPNMVEKLWGKQPSNSLLAYASADASVTGSIIDTRSQNPMLGGSPPYDRQTAVYDIAAKTVYLPDGTRLEAHSGLGSKMDDVRYAHVRMQGVTPPHIYELKPREALFHGVPALRLTPIGGQDKIFNRDGLLAHTYMLGPSGQSNGCVSFKDYYAFLDAYRNKGIRRLAVLAKIQ